From the genome of Xylocopilactobacillus apis:
GGCAGTTTCGTCAAATTCAAAAATATTTTGATATAAACTTAAGTCAGCAGCTCCAAGAAGTTCACGTAGTTTATCTTCATCGTATTCTTTACCGTTTGATGTAACAATAACGCTGCCGCTTCTACTTCTTAACCCTCCAACTCTTCGAATTATATATTCTACATTATCCTGGGTAACATAAAGTTCACCACCAAACGAAGAACCAAATCGAGGTTTATATTTATCAGTATCAGTTTTTTTACCAAATCCGAATAAAATACCTCTTATAAATGCTCTGAGAGTTGTTTTTCCTGCTTCATTAAGACCATAAAAAATATGGAAGTCATCAGAAACATCAAAACTTTTATCTGTCCACTTACCAAAACCAAAAATATTGATTTTATTAATTTTCATAATTGATCGTTCTCGCTCTTTCTTTCATTTATGAGTTCAAAAGTTTCATTTTGCAAAGTTGATGTAAATTCAGGATTTCGAACTAATTCCTGAAGAAATCGATAATTCTTTAATAAAGGCAAAACCTCTTTTTCAAGATTTTCTGAGCTAAAGATTTTATCAGCACTTCGGTTCCAAAAACTTTGGTCGAGTTCTGAGAAAACATCACTTTTAGTGATTTGTACTGACACTTTAAAAACAATATTATAGTTGTCTTCGAATTTCTTCGGTGCAATCCCCCCAGCAAATGAATCATCCTCAATTGATTTAACAACTGTCAGCGGTAAGTTATTAGCATTTTTAATCATTACTGACACGAAATGAGAAACTGTCTTTGATAATTCATTTAAATTTAAATCAATTTCCCTTTGAACATCACTCATTGATACTAACGATCTTCCGTCAATAATAACCTTATCCCACTCAATTACGTCACTAGGTAAAAAGTTTATTTCTGTCTCTTTATTATTGGTTTCTACTAAGTAAAATCCTTTTGAACCATCTTCTTTGATACTACGACCCTGAGGATTGCCTGGATAAACAATATATGGATCTTCATTAAGGATTTGTCTTTCATGAATATGACCTAATGCCCAGTAATCATAACCTTTTTCTAACAATTCATCTTTTGAAAACGGTGCATAGTTATCATCATGACCAGTTTTTAAAGCTCCATGTAAAATTCCAATCGTGTAATCAATATCAGAGTGAGGTTTTGGGTATTGCTCAACTTTATTTTCGTTAACCCACCGATCAGGATAACTAAAACCTACTAATTCTACACGAGTTCCATCTTTTGCAGTGTGATAGAAACTTTTAACTTCAGCAGGAAATATAAAAACGTTATCAGGAAATTCAAAATTTCCGATCTGACTATTTGAAAAATCATGATTTCCAAAAATAACGTATACAGTTATATTTTTTTCTTTTAGACGTAAAAATTGGTCATTTAAAAAAAGCTGTGCTGTTACACTTTGAACATCACTGTCATATAAATCACCTGCTATGATGATAAAATCAACCTCTTGTTTAATAGCAATATCTACTATATTTTTAAAAGCATTAAAAGTTGAATTCTTAATTTTGTTAAGGATTTCCTTATTCTCTATCTGTAATCCGCGAAAAGGTGTATCTAAATGTAAATCAGCTGTATGAATAAATTTCATATATACTCCCCTTTTTATTCCTAAAAAAATTATATATGTGTTACTTAAAAAAATCTATTACTGAACGATAAAATGAAGAAACTCCATTTTTAAGATTATCTAAGCCTTTGTTATAAAGATCAATATTTGATTGAATAAAGTCCTTCTTTTTCCTTTCTTTTGGAAAAGAATTATCTGAAAAAGAAGTCTGGGGTGTATCAGAATAAATTGATTCCAAAATATTTTTAAAAGTCCAATTTGCATAATTACTATTGTTCAAAACTCTTTCATCATTTGGATTATCATATCCAACCCAAGTTGTTAAACAAATATCAGGCGTATATCCAACCACCCACTGGTCTCTAGTTGCAGTTCCCTGTCCTTCCTTGGTCTGTGTGCTCCCAGTTTTTCCAGCAACTTCAAAATTACTTGGTTTTGCTTCCGTTGCGGTACCGTTATTAAAAACATTTTTTAACATTGGAGTTAATTCTTTAACTACTTTCGGAGAAATTACAGGTTTTGAAAAATCGTTAAAATTACGCAATTCTTTTCCATTTGAAGTTTCAATTCGATTAATTAAATGTGTTTTATGTTTGAGACCATTATTTGCGATTATTTGGTACGCTTGGGCAATTTGCAAAGGAGTAACATTTAAATCACCCAGTGCTAATCCTAAATCTTTTTGATTTTCTTTAACTGTAAAACCAAACTTATTTAAAGAATTGACCCCGGTGTTTAGTCCGATTTCATTAAGAAGCCAGACTGCTGGAGCATTTAAACTATTGGTCAATGCATCATTCATTGTGACGCTTCCGGCATAAGAATTGTTATAATTTTTAGGCTTATATCCATTATATGAGACTAGTTTATCTTGAAGCATTGAATCAGGTTTATACCCTTTTGTTAATGCTGGTGCATAAACAGAAATTGGTTTTAACGTTGAACCAGCTTGCCGGTACATTTGAGTTGCTCTATTTAACTCTAAGAAAAGATGATTCTGGTCATTAGCATTACCAATTAATGCTTCAACACCACCAGTTTTAACGTTTACAGCAACTGATGCAGATTGTGCTTGAGTATTTCCAGCCCAAGGAAGAATAGATTCACTGGAATAATAATTTTCCATTTTTCTTTGCATACTTTGATTGAGATTCGTATATATTACATAACCATCATTTAAGAGGTCATCTTCGGAAATCTTATAATCACGTTTTGCTTCTTCAATTACCGCGTCAAAATAAGACGGAAAATTGTAAGTAGTAATCGGGGTATAGTTATTTGTTATATTGGATTTTTCATTAACTGCTTGATTGTAATCGCTTTCGTTAATTACTTTATTAGCTTTCATTGAATTTAAAATAACATTTCTTCTTTTTATAGCATAATCAGGGTAACTTATTGGATTGTAAAGCCCAGGATTTGCTAACATTGCACATATTGCAGCACCTTGGGCAACAGATACTTGCGAAGCATGAACTCCAAAGTACCTTAAAGAAGCATTTTCAACACCCCAAACTCCATAACCAAAATAAGCATGATTTAAATACATTTCTAGTATTTTTTTCTTTGGTTCAACTTTATTCAATTGAACTGAATAAAATAATTCTTCAGCTTTACGACCAATTGTTTTCTTTTGAGTTAAAAACATGTTTTTAACTAATTGCTGACTGATCGTACTTCCACCTCCACTAGAATCATGTCCAAAATGAACAACATACCCAAGAACAGCTCGAGCCGTCCCAGTAACACTAAAACCTGGATTTTTGTAAAAAGTTCGATCTTCAGTGTTAATAACTGCATTAACAATATTTGGACTGATTTGATCGAGGTTAACGTACCTACCCTTTCGGTTTAATAGAGCTCCTGCATATTTATTATCTTTATCGTAAACTGAAGTGTTTAATCTTAATGAAGTCTCCATTCCTTTTATATCTGCAGTTTTAGCTTTAAAAGTAAAAAAAGAAGATATCAACACTAAAAAAAATAAAACTACCGCAAAGGTAATTTTAATTGGATGAGTTTTTTTAACAATTTTTTTCACTAAAATTATCCCTATAAAGGTTCTAATTCTTTGGCGTTAATGTAATCTGATAAAACATCATAAACTTTCTTCGCATCTGCTTCATCTTTAGAAATTACTATTACGCTATCAAGACCAGCAATAGTACCTATAACTTCTGGAAACTTTAATTCATCAATTGTAGCTCCAAAAGCATTACCAGAACCTTTAATTGTTTTAATAACATTAATAAATTGAACTTGCGTAATTGATAAACCGACAATTTGAGCATTATCCAATAATTTTTGAATTGGGTTTCGATCGTCTTGGTGATAAACTACAAAACGTAATTTTCCATTAAAATCGGGAGATTTAGTGATATGCATGTCCCTGATATCTCTGGAAATAGTTGCTTGAGTAACTTTAATTCCTTGTTCTTGCAATATATTTAAAAGTTGGTCTTGAGTTGCAATTGAATTCTCACTAATAATTTGAGAAATAATCGCATGTCTTTTTTCTTTTTTCATTTTGATACTCCATAAATTAATAATTACATTTGTTCTGGAGCTTTAATACCTAATAAGCTAAGAGAATCTTGTAGTACATAACTAACAGCCTTAACTAGCTGTAAGCGAGTATAAAGCTCATCATCTTCAACTAAAATTCTAACATTTTTATAATAATGATTAAAAGACTTAGCTAACTGAATAGAATATTTAGCAATGATAGAAGGTTCATAATTTTTTTCTGCTTGCTTAACAATTGTTGGATATTGATCCAACAGTTTTATTATAGCGAATGCAGTATCTTCTTCAAATATATTTTTATAATCCTTAACAGAAATATTAAGTTCTTGAGATTTTCGAAGAATACTTTGAGATCTTGCATTCGTATACTGAACGTATGGACCTGTATCGCCTTCAAATTGAACGACTTCATCTAATTTAAAATCAAAGTTTTCCATTCGATCATTTTTAAGATCATGAAAAACAACTGCTCCATATCCAACTTGGTGTGCAACATCATCTTTTTTATCTAACGTCGGATTTTTCTCCTCAATTTGTTTGAGAGATAATTTATAGGCTTTATCTAAAACATCATTTAATAAAACCACTCTTCCTTCACGCGTCGATAATTTTTTACCGTTAAATGTTATTAAACCAAAAGGAACATAAACGATTTCTTTAGCCCACTCATAACCCATTTTATTGAGAACTGATTTTAATTCATCAAAATGTTGCTTTTGTTCACTGCCGACAACATAAATTGATTTAACAGAATTAAACTTTTTTTTACGATAAATAGCAGCTGCTAAATCGCGGGTCGTATATAGACTTGCTCCATCACTACGAATAATTAAAACTGGATTTTCAAATCCTTCGTCGCTCAAATCAACAACTTGTGCTCCTTGACTCACTTTTAGCAGCTTCTTTTCTTTAAGAGTATCGATTACTGCTCCCATTTTATCGTTATAAAATGCTTCTCCATCGTACAAATCAAAGTCAATATCCAAGTCTTTATATATTTCTTCAAAACGTTGAATTGAAACTTTCCTAAACCATTCCCAAAGACTTTTAGCTTCTTCATCTCCGTCTTCAAGTTTTTTAAACCATGCTCGTCCTAAATCATTAAGATTTTCGTTTTCTTTAGCTTCTTTATTGAATCGGACATAAAGTTTAAGCAAATTTTCAATGGGGTCTTG
Proteins encoded in this window:
- a CDS encoding metallophosphoesterase family protein; protein product: MKFIHTADLHLDTPFRGLQIENKEILNKIKNSTFNAFKNIVDIAIKQEVDFIIIAGDLYDSDVQSVTAQLFLNDQFLRLKEKNITVYVIFGNHDFSNSQIGNFEFPDNVFIFPAEVKSFYHTAKDGTRVELVGFSYPDRWVNENKVEQYPKPHSDIDYTIGILHGALKTGHDDNYAPFSKDELLEKGYDYWALGHIHERQILNEDPYIVYPGNPQGRSIKEDGSKGFYLVETNNKETEINFLPSDVIEWDKVIIDGRSLVSMSDVQREIDLNLNELSKTVSHFVSVMIKNANNLPLTVVKSIEDDSFAGGIAPKKFEDNYNIVFKVSVQITKSDVFSELDQSFWNRSADKIFSSENLEKEVLPLLKNYRFLQELVRNPEFTSTLQNETFELINERKSENDQL
- a CDS encoding transglycosylase domain-containing protein — protein: MKKIVKKTHPIKITFAVVLFFLVLISSFFTFKAKTADIKGMETSLRLNTSVYDKDNKYAGALLNRKGRYVNLDQISPNIVNAVINTEDRTFYKNPGFSVTGTARAVLGYVVHFGHDSSGGGSTISQQLVKNMFLTQKKTIGRKAEELFYSVQLNKVEPKKKILEMYLNHAYFGYGVWGVENASLRYFGVHASQVSVAQGAAICAMLANPGLYNPISYPDYAIKRRNVILNSMKANKVINESDYNQAVNEKSNITNNYTPITTYNFPSYFDAVIEEAKRDYKISEDDLLNDGYVIYTNLNQSMQRKMENYYSSESILPWAGNTQAQSASVAVNVKTGGVEALIGNANDQNHLFLELNRATQMYRQAGSTLKPISVYAPALTKGYKPDSMLQDKLVSYNGYKPKNYNNSYAGSVTMNDALTNSLNAPAVWLLNEIGLNTGVNSLNKFGFTVKENQKDLGLALGDLNVTPLQIAQAYQIIANNGLKHKTHLINRIETSNGKELRNFNDFSKPVISPKVVKELTPMLKNVFNNGTATEAKPSNFEVAGKTGSTQTKEGQGTATRDQWVVGYTPDICLTTWVGYDNPNDERVLNNSNYANWTFKNILESIYSDTPQTSFSDNSFPKERKKKDFIQSNIDLYNKGLDNLKNGVSSFYRSVIDFFK
- a CDS encoding arginine repressor, which encodes MKKEKRHAIISQIISENSIATQDQLLNILQEQGIKVTQATISRDIRDMHITKSPDFNGKLRFVVYHQDDRNPIQKLLDNAQIVGLSITQVQFINVIKTIKGSGNAFGATIDELKFPEVIGTIAGLDSVIVISKDEADAKKVYDVLSDYINAKELEPL
- the argS gene encoding arginine--tRNA ligase; translated protein: MSLDSVVTKELKRVLDSYISDDVEVDKILERPRNSSFGDFSFPTFSFAKIKRKSPNEIANEIVELIDKSLFKEISIVNGYINFSVLREKPSQDLLSLVNKEKLNFANNDFGKGRNVTIDMSSPNIAKPMSMGHLRSTVIGNALSNIEKKCGYNPIKINFLGDWGTQFGKLLAAYKMWGDKEKVEQDPIENLLKLYVRFNKEAKENENLNDLGRAWFKKLEDGDEEAKSLWEWFRKVSIQRFEEIYKDLDIDFDLYDGEAFYNDKMGAVIDTLKEKKLLKVSQGAQVVDLSDEGFENPVLIIRSDGASLYTTRDLAAAIYRKKKFNSVKSIYVVGSEQKQHFDELKSVLNKMGYEWAKEIVYVPFGLITFNGKKLSTREGRVVLLNDVLDKAYKLSLKQIEEKNPTLDKKDDVAHQVGYGAVVFHDLKNDRMENFDFKLDEVVQFEGDTGPYVQYTNARSQSILRKSQELNISVKDYKNIFEEDTAFAIIKLLDQYPTIVKQAEKNYEPSIIAKYSIQLAKSFNHYYKNVRILVEDDELYTRLQLVKAVSYVLQDSLSLLGIKAPEQM